The genomic DNA TACACGAAGTAATAGTCTTCCTTTGCGATCACGTAGTTCACGGTCATCCCGCGATTGGGAAGACGGTACTCGGCGGGTTTCGGAATGAGCATCGCCTGCTTCGGATCGGCCTTGACGTTGCGGCCGAATTTGTAGCGGAGATTGGTCGATGTCTCACGGTCGCCCAGGGCCTTGGTGCCGCGCATGCAGCGCACGCTCCCGTGATCGGTGGTCACGATCACGGTGGCGTCGGGGAACTTCGCAATCTGCCGGAACATCGCGAACAGCGACGAATGGGTGAACCACGAGCGTGTCAGCGAACGGTAGGCCGCCTCGTCGGGCGCGATTTCCTTGAGTATGGGCGTGTCGGACCGGCTGTGCGCCAGCATGTCGACGAAGTTGACGACGATGGCGGTCACGTGATTCTTCGCGAACGAGGCGATGTTCCCCACCATCTGTTTGCCGTACTCGGGATCGATGATCTTGTAGTACTTCAGCTCGGTGCGGAGCCGTATGCGGCGCCGCTCCAGCAGTTTCTCGAGCAATTCCTTCTCGTTCTTGTTCATCGAATAGTCGTCGTCGTCGCCGCGCGACCACAGCCCGGGCAACACGCGGTCGATGTCGCTCGGATACAGCCCGCTGAAAATCGCGTTCCGCGCGTACGGCGTGGCCGACGGCAGTATGCCGAGATAGAAGTCCTTTTTGATGGAATAGAGGTCGTGCAGGTGTTGCTCCATGATGAGCCACTGATCGTATCGCATGCAGTCGATTACGAAGAAAAACACCGGGCCCTTGTTCTCGATATGCGGCACCAGGAAACGGTCTACCACGTTGGGCGACAGCACCACCGATTCGTCCTCGATCCAGTCGCGGTAGTTTTTTTCCACCACCTTGCAGAACTCCTGATTGCACTCGCGCCGCTGGTCGGCGACGGTCTGCTGCAGCCCGAGTTCGGGGTGCTCGTCGAGTTCGCTCTCGCGTTCGACGATGCGCCGGTACATCGACGTCCATTCCTCGAGATCCATCGGTCCGAGCAGTGAACGCGACACCTCGTTGAATTCCTGGATGTAATCCTGCGCGGTGCGCGAACCGAGGATTTTACGCCCCTCGAGGATCTTCTTCACCACAAGCAGGATCTGGCTCGGATTCACCGGCTTGGTCAGGTAATCGCTGATCTTTTCGCCGATGGCCTCCTCCATCAGCGCTTCCTCCTCGTTTTTTGTGACCATCACGACGGGCAGTGTCGGCCGCACATCCTTGATGCGCGCGAGCGCGGCTAAGCCGCCCATGCCGGGCATCGATTCATCGAGGAGCACGAGGTCCACCGGCGTGTTTTCGACCCAGCTTATCGCGTCGGCCCCGTTCGTGACGGTGTGGACTTCGAAACCCTTCTGCTCCAAAAATAGAATGTGGGGCTTGAGGAGTTCCACCTCGTCGTCGACCCAGAGAATGCTGCCCTTGTTTTCGCTCATCAGGTGAATGTCCCTCGTCTGTGACGGAATGCGCGCGGCGCGCGTGAAAAAAAAACTTACAAAACCACGCCGGGGCAAACAAGGCAGAGTCTGACGCCCGCCGTCATCGCTCTGCGGGCAATCACGCGCGGACTAGAAATGATACGCGGCACCGCCCCCGAATATCACGTGTTTGCTGAGTCCCGCGCTGAGAAACACATCCACCGGCCCGAACAGGGCCGCCACTCCAAGCGTCCCCTTCACGGTCAGATCGTCGAGACTGATGCTGGCCCTTTGGGGATCGATGTCGTAGCCGATCTGGTCCTTGATCGTCTGCGGCAGTGTGAATGTGTACGTGCCGGAAGACGAGAGGTACTCGATGGATATGCCGGCAAACGGCTCTATCCAATCGAAGCGGCGGCTGGCGTGGATGTTGGCCGAAAGCATGTCGGTGGCCGCGTCGAGTTTCGCGCGCGTCGTACCCACTGTGTTTTCGATGGTGGAATGTTCGTAACTCACAAGCACCGCGAGATCGACAGGGAACGACTCGAGTCCGCCTAGACGCGGATTCGTGAGCGTGTTGCTGATGCTGTGACGCAGTGCCACACCGAAGAACGAGAACTTGCCGATGTTTTTATCAAAGGTCACCGGGGGAATATAGCGGAGCAGCATGTCGGTGGAGGCAAACGTCCCGATGCGAAGCTGCGGAATGGCCGCGAAAACGGTGGATTGATTCGTGCCGTTGGTGAGCTGCAGCGAATCGGGCAGAAGCTTCAACTGATCGGGCGGAACGAACCACAGATATTCCTTCGGAATGCGGAACCACGACCCCGTGCCTCCGAACACGGTCGCTGTGGTCAGTGTCGGCGACATTTTCCCGTCGCGCACGGCGGGTTCGAGCACGAGCGATTTGAAGGCCTTCAGCGTGTCGCTGTCGGTCGGTCTGACGGCGTAGGGAATGTGCCCCGTGTAGTTCCGCTGATCGTCGCGCACCCAGGTGTAGACGGTCTGTACCGAGAATTCGAAAGACAGACGGTCGGTTTTCTCGACATGGGCCGAGTGGTAGAAACCATGATTCGCTCCCACGTTCGACACGATGACGAGCGGTCCCATGAACCCGCTTGCGTTCTCCCCGAAAAGCTGTAGCGAAAATTCCTCGAGCAGACGTTTGGTAAAACCCTGATCGAACTGCGCGCGCAGCGGAGCGGGGAGCAGAAGCACAAGAAGCAGCGCGCAGAGCGCCGGGATACGTCGTACCATGATCGTGGCTTTCGTGGTTGTCAGAGATGCAATCCCGCGCCGAGTGTGAAGTTGTCCTGCACACCGAAACTGTATTCGGCGTTGACATCCACAAGTGGCAGGAAGGTGAGGGTGACGCCGATCGTGAAGCGGAAATTGACGCGTGCAAAATCGAGTTCGATGCTCTGCGGCGTGCGCAGTTCCGCGGGCAGATCGGGCGAGGTGGGCGTATAGGTGTACGCCACGCGGATGTCGTAACTCTCGTAACCGAAACCTCCGTACAGTTCCGCGATCGCGATGGGCAGACTCGCATGCACGTTCGCGTTCAGGTTCGAGACGTGCATGATGCGGCCGATCTCGAGCCGCTGCGCCGCGGCCATCACCGCGATGTCGAAGGGCAGGCGCAGGTAATTCGTCGGACTGTGTTTCACGCCGATGCCGACAAAGCTGATCTTTCCGATCTCGGGATCGAAGGTGATGGGCGGAATGCCGCGCACCATGATCTCCGTCGCCGCGACCGATCCGATCGTGGCGTGCGGCAGCATCACAAAGGTGCTGCGCAGCCCGTTGCCACGCGGCAGGGCGATGTCGGGATACGGGTTGCCGGACGGATCAACCTGTCCTGAATGAAGCACGGCGCCTTCACCCCCGAAAACCGTGGCCGTCGTCACACGCGCGGGATACCCCAGCGCGACGAGCGACGAGGGGAGCAGCGCGACAAAGGAGGCATCACTCTCGGGCACGTACGTCCAGACGCCGCGAAGACCGAACCAGATGTTCAGTCCCGAATCCACGCGCGCGGAATGGTACAGCCCGCTGTTGAAGCTGTAGCCGATCGCGTCCGCGCCAGGACGCAGATAGTCGCGCGCCAGCGCCTCGACGCCGAGTGTGCGTATGAGGTCGCCCATCGACTGGGCGCGCGCGGCGGGCGCGAGGAGGAACATCAGCACTGCGGCGCCAAGGCGGAGCAGCAGCGCCCGCGATCCGCGCGTGGGATTCATGCGGTGTGTCCGAGTGCCTCGAAAATGCGTTCGGTGATTTCGGTGATGTCGCCGACACCGTCGACGTCACGCAGTATGCCGAGTGTCTTGTAGTAGCCGATGAGCGGCTTCGTGGTCTCGTGATACACGTCGAGTCGGCGTGAGATCGTGTCGAAGGTGTCGTCGGAACGTCCACGCTTCATGAGGCGGTCGATCAGCTTGTAATCGGGAACAAGCAGGTTGACGACCACGTCGAGAACGGCGCCGCGCTCTTTGAGCATCGTTGCAAGTTCGTCGGCCTGTGCCGTAGTCCGCGGGTAGCCGTCGAGCAGGAAACCCCGTGCCGCGTCCTCGTCGCCCAGTCGGTCGCGCACCATCGCGTTTGTCACGGCGTCGGGAACAAGCTCGCCCGCGTCCGAGTACCGCTTGGCCTCGATCCCGAGCGGCGTCTGCTTCGTGATGTTCGCCCTGAAAAGATCGCCGGTCGAAATATGCGGGATGGAGAAATGCGCCGCGACGTACGCGGCTTGCGTGCCTTTTCCGGCGCCCGGCGGGCCGAAGAGAATCAGGCGCATGCGAACCTCAGATTTGGTGGATGCGGTGGTTGCGTGCTCCGTCACGAAGGAGTAGTGAAAAGTACGGATTTTTCTCCGGCCTATACAACTGGCCGGAACCCGTTCCGCATCCGATAATCCGAGCCCCCGCGCTTCAGCGGTGCAGGTACTTCACAAGACGGATGCTGTTCGAACGGCCCTGGCGGACGTCGTACTCCACTTCGTCCATCAATCGTTTCATCAGCACAATGCCCAGGCCTCCCTTGCGCGGCTTCAGGAAATACTCCCGCATGTCGGGCATCGTGTAATGTGTCGCATCAAAGCCGACACCGTTGTCGTGGATCACGACTGTGAAGCGCAGGTCGTCGGACGTGCTGACGGTGAGGCGGATGCGCCCGTCGGGATTGTCGCGGTACGCGTGTTTGATGATGTTGGTGCAGGCCTCGTCAACCGCCAGCTCGATGTTCGATACGTCGTCGTCGCCGAAACCGAATGTGCGGGCGGCTTCGGAGACGAAACTCCTGGCCTGTTCCAGCAGCTCTGTTCTGCTGCTGATCTCCAGCGTGCGTTCGATGTGTGGAGTCGACGTTGTCACGGTCTGCTACCCGGTGAGTTACTCGCCCGTTCCGTGTTTCTGGTACGGGCTGTCCGCCGGATTGTTCCGGAATCGATCGATCGCCTCGGTTTCTTCGCTGTAAATCTCGTACAACATGGGGAAGCCGAGCAGGTCGAAGACGTTGTACACACGCGGGGACATGCTCGTGAGCTTGATGTCGCCGCTGTTTTTGCGCACGTCCTCGATGAACTGCATCAGCACGCCCAGTCCCGCGCTGCTGATGTAGGCGAGATCGCGGAAATTGACGACCAGGTTGAACCGGCTGCTGTCGATGCTTTTTTGAAATGCATGTTCCAGATCAGGAGCGGTGTGCGCGTCCAGATATCCTTTGAGATCCAGGACCGTCACTCCTTCGATCTGTCGGATTCCGACCTTGAAATCGCTCATACGGCTGAACCTCCTGATGCGGAATAATATCGTTCGTCAGTCATAGTCTCGTGTCGTGTCGTGGTGCCGTTCCAGCGGAGCACCAGCAGGGTCAGATCGTCGAGTGCTTCGCCGTTGCCGGTGAATCTGCGAACGGCGTCGATGATTGCCTCTCCAATGCTGCGCGCGCTTTCGCCCGCGTGTTTTTCCGCTATGTCGGCAAGACGTTCAAAATGGAACTCCTCGCCGTTTTTGTCCCGTGCTTCCGTCACACCGTCGGTGAAAAGCACGATCACGTCGCCGGGAGCCAGGACCAGCCCTTCCTCTTCGATGGAATCCGCGAACCTTTCGGTGGGGTCGAGTCCGAGTCCCATGCCGTTCGGTCGCAAATACCTGGAAGAGCCGCCGGAAATATACAGAAGAGGACAATGTCCCGCACGGGAAAATCGCACGGAGCCGCTCTGTATGTCGAGTACGGCGTAGAGCAGGCTGATGAACGATTTCCGGTCCATCGTCCTGCACAAGGTGTCGTTCATGCGACGGAGCAGCGCCCGCGTCGAGGTCATGTCGCCGCTCATCGACTGGAATATGCCCTTGACCTGGGCCATGTACAGCGCGGCCGATACGCCCTTGCCCGACACGTCGCCGATGGTGATGCCGAGCTGCCGTTCGTCGAGCGCGACCATGTCGTAGTAATCGCCGCCTACTTCGAAGGCCGGGATCGACTCGGCGTACACGTCGTATGTCTCGGCGATGGGAAGCAGGGAGGGAAGGAGGCTGCGCTGCATCTGCCGCGCAAGCAGCAGTTCCTGCTTGAACCGTTCGCGTGATAACGATTCCGCTATGAGCCGGCTGTTCTCGAGGGCCACCGACACGAGGTCGGCAAAGGCCGACGCGCCCTGAAGCAGATCCTTGTCGAATTCGTACGCGGTCTTTTTATGGATCGCAAGCAGTCCGACAATGCCGCCGTACGCGTGCAGCGGCAGCAGCGCGAGTGTGCCGGCCGGCACCGCCGCGCCCGTGTGGTCGATGCGCCGGTCGCGTTGAAGGTCGTGAATCGTGACACCTTTCCCCGTTTCGAGGACGAGTGCGTGCAGCGGACGCCCGTCGCTCAAGCGCAGGGCGTTGCGCTGTTCCTCGCTCATGTTGCGGAGCGAGACGGTGGTGGGCAGCGGCGTGCGCTCGAGCGCGGCTTCGCGGTCGGCGGGCCGCTCGGGCGTGTCGCGGTACACCTCGGCGGGGAACAGTTCGATCCACGCCGAACCGCCCTCCGTGATATCGAGCGCCAATTGTGTCGATGTCGAAAGCAGATCGTCGAGGTCGAACACTTCGGTCACAAGGCGGCTCATGTTCTGGAACGACGAGATCTCAGCCTTCTTCCGGTCGAATTCCTTCGCCGTGGGAAGGTGCATGAGGGTGCTGGCGAACCCGAGTCCCATGTATATCGCGCCGAACAGCATCGTGGTCGAGAAAAATGCGTCCATCACGGGATGGAAGTACGCCAGTGCCGATTTGTACACGTCGCTGTCGGCGGCGCTGAGATCGAACACGGAGGCGTCGACCGCCAGGATGATGAAGAACACAAAGCCGAAAAACGAGAGTCCGAGATTGGCGAGTTTTTCGCGCCGGGTCAGCACCAGGATCCACGAGAACCGGAACGAATTCACCACCATCATCAACACGAGACCGAAGGACACAAAGATGTACGTGGCGCC from Ignavibacteriota bacterium includes the following:
- a CDS encoding PglZ domain-containing protein, which translates into the protein MSENKGSILWVDDEVELLKPHILFLEQKGFEVHTVTNGADAISWVENTPVDLVLLDESMPGMGGLAALARIKDVRPTLPVVMVTKNEEEALMEEAIGEKISDYLTKPVNPSQILLVVKKILEGRKILGSRTAQDYIQEFNEVSRSLLGPMDLEEWTSMYRRIVERESELDEHPELGLQQTVADQRRECNQEFCKVVEKNYRDWIEDESVVLSPNVVDRFLVPHIENKGPVFFFVIDCMRYDQWLIMEQHLHDLYSIKKDFYLGILPSATPYARNAIFSGLYPSDIDRVLPGLWSRGDDDDYSMNKNEKELLEKLLERRRIRLRTELKYYKIIDPEYGKQMVGNIASFAKNHVTAIVVNFVDMLAHSRSDTPILKEIAPDEAAYRSLTRSWFTHSSLFAMFRQIAKFPDATVIVTTDHGSVRCMRGTKALGDRETSTNLRYKFGRNVKADPKQAMLIPKPAEYRLPNRGMTVNYVIAKEDYYFVYPTDYNKYLAYYRDSFQHGGISMEELVLPVITMQPR
- a CDS encoding adenylate kinase translates to MRLILFGPPGAGKGTQAAYVAAHFSIPHISTGDLFRANITKQTPLGIEAKRYSDAGELVPDAVTNAMVRDRLGDEDAARGFLLDGYPRTTAQADELATMLKERGAVLDVVVNLLVPDYKLIDRLMKRGRSDDTFDTISRRLDVYHETTKPLIGYYKTLGILRDVDGVGDITEITERIFEALGHTA
- a CDS encoding ATP-binding protein, whose protein sequence is MTTSTPHIERTLEISSRTELLEQARSFVSEAARTFGFGDDDVSNIELAVDEACTNIIKHAYRDNPDGRIRLTVSTSDDLRFTVVIHDNGVGFDATHYTMPDMREYFLKPRKGGLGIVLMKRLMDEVEYDVRQGRSNSIRLVKYLHR
- a CDS encoding STAS domain-containing protein — its product is MSDFKVGIRQIEGVTVLDLKGYLDAHTAPDLEHAFQKSIDSSRFNLVVNFRDLAYISSAGLGVLMQFIEDVRKNSGDIKLTSMSPRVYNVFDLLGFPMLYEIYSEETEAIDRFRNNPADSPYQKHGTGE
- a CDS encoding SpoIIE family protein phosphatase, translated to MTLNRRLLFLLSGVTFAADFVYMIARQALVRSSAGGDLFHGLLLLAGAGTFAVAWTRRQRDGEPNPVQMIGSTVITATVLLVTLGLFRIGSMISFENMDGRLVPDGITSVIVTLIMGIASGIASILLLFTFTELIFIKRRRNTRRNYLVMLGFFAAYALVFSILSIRQEEGGATYIFVSFGLVLMMVVNSFRFSWILVLTRREKLANLGLSFFGFVFFIILAVDASVFDLSAADSDVYKSALAYFHPVMDAFFSTTMLFGAIYMGLGFASTLMHLPTAKEFDRKKAEISSFQNMSRLVTEVFDLDDLLSTSTQLALDITEGGSAWIELFPAEVYRDTPERPADREAALERTPLPTTVSLRNMSEEQRNALRLSDGRPLHALVLETGKGVTIHDLQRDRRIDHTGAAVPAGTLALLPLHAYGGIVGLLAIHKKTAYEFDKDLLQGASAFADLVSVALENSRLIAESLSRERFKQELLLARQMQRSLLPSLLPIAETYDVYAESIPAFEVGGDYYDMVALDERQLGITIGDVSGKGVSAALYMAQVKGIFQSMSGDMTSTRALLRRMNDTLCRTMDRKSFISLLYAVLDIQSGSVRFSRAGHCPLLYISGGSSRYLRPNGMGLGLDPTERFADSIEEEGLVLAPGDVIVLFTDGVTEARDKNGEEFHFERLADIAEKHAGESARSIGEAIIDAVRRFTGNGEALDDLTLLVLRWNGTTTRHETMTDERYYSASGGSAV